The following proteins are encoded in a genomic region of Haloarcula marina:
- the mct gene encoding succinyl-CoA:mesaconate CoA-transferase yields the protein MGALADLRVLDLTQVLSGPYCTMLLADMGADVVKVERPGGDMIRSNPPFVSDPDAEAYGGYFQSVNRGKRSLELDLRTDEDRAAFLSLVDRADVVVENFKAGTMEKFDLGYETLRERNPQLIYSSIRGFGDPRTGETHRQGQPSFDLIAQALGGVMEITGPEDGPPTKVGPGVGDIFTAALNAVGILAAVHHRERTGEGQYVDTAMYDAMVSLAERSVYQYSCDGESPTRQGNSHPTLFPYDAFEAADGHVVIAAFNDRHWQTLCEAMDRPDLAAEYPTTPDRLEHREQLRAELAAWTRQQTSDELLELLDGRVPAAPVQDTADVFADPHVHAREMLADVAQPGADGEMTVAGSPIKMSQTNPRPRGRAPLLDEHREELLGETESAGDRQPAESDD from the coding sequence ATGGGTGCGCTTGCCGACTTGCGTGTGCTCGACCTGACGCAAGTCCTGTCCGGACCGTACTGCACGATGCTGCTCGCGGACATGGGCGCGGACGTGGTAAAGGTCGAGCGACCCGGCGGCGACATGATTCGGTCGAACCCGCCGTTCGTCTCCGACCCCGACGCGGAGGCCTACGGTGGCTACTTCCAGAGCGTCAACCGCGGCAAGCGCTCGCTGGAACTCGACCTGCGGACCGACGAGGACCGCGCGGCGTTCCTCTCGCTGGTCGACCGGGCCGACGTGGTCGTCGAGAACTTCAAGGCCGGGACGATGGAGAAGTTCGACCTCGGCTACGAGACGCTCCGCGAGCGGAACCCACAGCTAATCTACTCCTCGATTCGGGGCTTCGGCGACCCGCGCACGGGTGAGACACACCGACAGGGCCAACCGTCGTTCGACCTCATCGCCCAGGCCTTGGGCGGCGTCATGGAGATAACTGGCCCCGAAGACGGCCCACCGACGAAGGTGGGGCCGGGCGTCGGCGACATCTTCACCGCGGCGCTGAACGCCGTGGGCATCCTCGCGGCCGTCCACCACCGCGAGCGAACGGGCGAGGGCCAGTACGTCGACACCGCGATGTACGACGCGATGGTGTCGCTGGCCGAGCGGAGCGTCTATCAGTACTCCTGTGACGGCGAGTCGCCGACCCGGCAGGGCAACTCCCACCCGACGCTGTTCCCGTACGACGCCTTCGAGGCCGCCGACGGCCACGTGGTCATCGCGGCGTTCAACGACCGCCACTGGCAGACCCTCTGTGAGGCGATGGACCGCCCCGACCTCGCCGCAGAGTACCCGACGACGCCGGACCGCCTCGAACACCGCGAGCAGTTGCGCGCGGAGTTGGCGGCGTGGACCCGCCAGCAGACGAGCGACGAACTGCTCGAACTGCTCGACGGCCGCGTCCCCGCCGCGCCGGTGCAGGACACCGCCGACGTGTTCGCGGACCCGCACGTCCACGCACGGGAGATGCTGGCCGACGTGGCGCAACCGGGGGCCGACGGCGAGATGACCGTCGCCGGAAGCCCCATCAAGATGAGCCAGACGAACCCGCGTCCGCGGGGACGTGCGCCCCTGCTTGACGAACATCGCGAGGAACTCCTAGGGGAGACCGAGTCGGCGGGGGACCGACAACCGGCCGAGAGCGACGACTGA
- the glmS gene encoding methylaspartate mutase subunit S has product MPRTVILGVIGSDAHVVGITILEQALSAAGFEVENLGVQTSQAEFVDAAKSHDAEAVLVSSLYGHARQDCEGFHDRLTEAGLDVLTYVGGNLAVGQDDFETTRETFREMGFDRVFDAETDPEEAIATLRRDLNVTTTEGERVRVDS; this is encoded by the coding sequence ATGCCCCGGACCGTCATTCTCGGCGTGATTGGATCCGACGCCCACGTCGTCGGTATCACGATTCTCGAGCAGGCGCTCTCGGCCGCTGGCTTCGAGGTCGAAAACCTCGGTGTCCAGACGTCACAGGCCGAGTTCGTCGACGCTGCTAAGTCTCACGACGCCGAGGCTGTACTGGTCTCCTCGCTGTACGGGCACGCCCGGCAGGACTGCGAGGGGTTCCACGACCGGCTTACGGAGGCGGGACTCGACGTCCTGACCTACGTCGGCGGGAACCTCGCGGTCGGCCAAGACGACTTCGAGACCACTCGCGAGACGTTCCGCGAGATGGGCTTCGACCGCGTCTTCGACGCGGAGACCGACCCCGAAGAGGCTATCGCCACCCTCCGGCGCGACCTCAACGTCACCACCACAGAGGGCGAACGGGTCAGGGTCGACAGCTAA
- a CDS encoding methylaspartate mutase subunit E, with protein MPTDTPLPTDELQRIANDLRDDWPTGRQVDFEEAVDFHESLPAGKRFARVLETADQPLLQPRAGVPCLEAQIDLLRYLQDEGGADLLPTTIDSYTRDNQYEKAEEGLAASRNSETDELNGFPAVNHGVEDCRRLVRALDTPIEVRHGTPDARLLAMVTLAGGFQSFEGGPISYNIPYTKRHDLATTIEHWQFVDRLCGAYTERGVTINREPFGPLTGTLVPPCIAIAVMLVEGQLAATQGVRSLTLGYGQVGNVVQDVAALRTLRKLGEEYLPDAVTVTTVFHEWMGGFPPDEARANGVISLGGATAAVAKPDKVITKSAQEFQGVPTKEANAAGLRTTRQLIDMMIEQDIELGGIEEEQRLIERATRALMDAIYDAGDGDVARGVCRAFETGALDVPFAPSDAAAGAVLPARDDDGRVRIFEFADLALPDDIKQTHKARLGERARTEGRDQSFRMVADDVDAISDGKLIGRPTGGRGGKSDAD; from the coding sequence ATGCCCACGGACACGCCACTCCCCACCGACGAGCTACAGCGTATCGCCAACGACTTGCGGGACGACTGGCCGACCGGCCGACAGGTCGACTTCGAGGAGGCCGTCGACTTCCACGAGTCGCTGCCAGCGGGCAAGCGGTTCGCCCGCGTCCTCGAAACGGCGGACCAGCCGCTCCTCCAACCCCGCGCCGGGGTTCCCTGTCTGGAAGCCCAGATAGACCTCCTGCGCTATCTGCAGGACGAGGGCGGCGCGGACCTCCTGCCGACGACCATCGACTCCTACACGCGGGACAACCAGTACGAGAAAGCGGAAGAAGGCCTCGCGGCCTCGCGCAACAGCGAGACGGACGAACTGAACGGCTTTCCGGCCGTCAACCACGGCGTCGAGGACTGCCGCCGCCTCGTCCGGGCGCTCGATACACCCATCGAAGTTCGCCACGGCACGCCCGACGCGCGCCTGCTGGCGATGGTCACCCTCGCGGGGGGCTTCCAGTCCTTCGAGGGCGGCCCCATCTCGTACAACATCCCGTACACGAAACGGCACGACTTGGCGACGACCATCGAACACTGGCAGTTCGTGGACCGCCTCTGCGGCGCGTACACCGAGCGCGGCGTCACCATCAACCGCGAACCGTTCGGCCCGCTGACCGGGACGCTCGTTCCGCCGTGTATCGCCATCGCGGTGATGCTCGTCGAGGGACAGCTCGCGGCGACGCAGGGCGTCCGGTCGCTCACGCTGGGTTACGGGCAGGTCGGCAACGTCGTCCAAGACGTGGCCGCGCTCCGCACGCTCAGGAAACTCGGCGAGGAGTACCTGCCCGACGCCGTCACGGTCACCACCGTCTTCCACGAGTGGATGGGCGGATTCCCGCCCGACGAGGCCCGCGCGAACGGCGTCATCAGCCTCGGCGGCGCGACGGCGGCCGTCGCCAAACCGGACAAGGTCATCACCAAGTCCGCACAGGAGTTCCAGGGCGTCCCGACGAAGGAGGCCAACGCCGCCGGACTCCGGACGACGAGACAGCTAATCGATATGATGATAGAGCAAGACATCGAACTCGGCGGCATCGAGGAGGAACAACGCCTCATCGAGCGGGCCACACGCGCGCTCATGGACGCCATCTACGACGCCGGCGACGGCGACGTGGCGCGAGGGGTCTGTCGCGCGTTCGAGACCGGCGCGCTGGACGTGCCATTCGCGCCCAGCGACGCCGCGGCGGGGGCAGTCCTCCCGGCCCGCGACGACGATGGCCGGGTCCGCATCTTCGAGTTCGCCGACCTCGCGTTGCCCGACGACATCAAACAGACCCACAAGGCCCGACTGGGCGAACGCGCCCGCACGGAGGGCCGCGACCAGTCGTTCCGGATGGTCGCCGACGACGTGGACGCCATCAGCGACGGGAAACTCATCGGTCGACCGACCGGCGGACGGGGAGGCAAGAGCGATGCGGATTGA
- a CDS encoding methylaspartate ammonia-lyase, producing the protein MRIEAIRAYPGLSGFFFDDQRAIKDGATQQGFAYDGAPVTEGFDRVREAGECLIVELELADGSVVTGDCAAVQYSGAGGRDPLFRASEYRPVVEGVVADALRGRDATLFRENAETLEAIDPARSGGDRLHTAVRYGVSQALLNAAARARGQTPTAVLAAAYDTEPATRPVPVFGQSGDERRTNAEKMLIKGVPVLPHGLFNSVEKVGESGEGLRDYLAWLSDRAGELGPESYAPRFHVDVYGILGKVFGPPYDRAEVTDYFETLREAAAPYPLQVEGPMDAGGRAAQIEQMAELRDGLRSAGVAVDIVADEWCNTFEDVRAFVDAGAADVVQVKTPDLGGVQRSAEAVLYCDGTDTRAYLGGTCNETVTSARACAHVALATDAAQVLAKPGMGFDEGFMVVTNEMRRALARMGTTRGHAAGRPDDSREARPDGGTDR; encoded by the coding sequence ATGCGGATTGAGGCGATTCGCGCCTATCCGGGCCTCTCCGGCTTTTTCTTCGACGACCAGCGGGCCATCAAGGACGGCGCGACCCAGCAGGGGTTCGCCTACGACGGCGCGCCGGTCACCGAGGGGTTCGACCGGGTGCGAGAGGCCGGTGAGTGTCTCATCGTGGAACTCGAACTCGCCGACGGGTCGGTGGTCACGGGCGACTGCGCCGCGGTCCAGTACTCCGGTGCGGGCGGGCGAGACCCGCTCTTTCGGGCCAGCGAGTACCGGCCGGTCGTGGAGGGCGTCGTCGCCGACGCCCTGCGCGGGCGGGACGCGACGCTGTTCCGCGAGAACGCCGAGACGCTCGAAGCCATCGACCCCGCGCGCTCGGGCGGCGACCGCCTGCACACGGCGGTCCGGTACGGCGTCTCTCAAGCCCTGCTGAACGCCGCCGCTCGGGCGCGCGGACAGACGCCGACGGCGGTGCTCGCAGCGGCCTACGACACCGAACCCGCGACGCGTCCGGTCCCCGTCTTCGGCCAGTCGGGCGACGAGCGCCGGACCAACGCGGAGAAGATGCTCATCAAGGGCGTTCCGGTCCTCCCCCACGGCCTGTTCAACAGCGTCGAGAAGGTCGGTGAATCGGGGGAGGGACTGCGCGACTACCTCGCGTGGCTCTCGGACCGCGCGGGCGAACTCGGCCCCGAGAGCTACGCCCCGCGGTTCCACGTCGACGTGTACGGCATCCTCGGAAAGGTGTTCGGCCCGCCGTACGACCGGGCCGAGGTCACGGACTACTTCGAGACGCTTCGAGAGGCCGCCGCGCCGTACCCCCTCCAGGTCGAGGGGCCGATGGACGCTGGCGGCCGGGCGGCCCAAATCGAACAGATGGCCGAACTGCGCGACGGCCTGCGGAGCGCGGGAGTCGCCGTCGACATCGTCGCCGACGAGTGGTGCAACACCTTCGAGGACGTGCGGGCGTTCGTCGACGCGGGCGCGGCGGACGTGGTGCAGGTGAAGACGCCCGACTTGGGCGGTGTCCAGCGCTCCGCGGAGGCGGTGCTGTACTGCGACGGTACGGACACCCGCGCGTACCTCGGCGGGACGTGCAACGAAACGGTCACCTCGGCGCGGGCCTGCGCCCACGTCGCCCTGGCCACCGACGCCGCCCAAGTCCTCGCCAAGCCCGGGATGGGCTTCGACGAGGGATTCATGGTCGTCACGAACGAGATGCGGCGGGCGCTCGCACGGATGGGAACGACCCGCGGGCACGCCGCCGGGCGACCGGACGATAGCCGCGAGGCGCGACCCGACGGGGGGACGGACCGATGA
- the mch gene encoding 2-methylfumaryl-CoA hydratase: MTDWSAPDAIDCADESTFETLLDRAETREKGHYFEFFENGDELVHDPGLRLSQHGSEQWMGQTLNHDPAYWRPDAARERGFDDPPVHPDYLLACVMGITVEDLSEKGGYFLGRTNVEFHRTAYPGTELAVSSRVVGTRTSSSRPNYGIVTWETEGRDRVTGETLVTYERTNMIPRREPTATDGGTAEKHPEPDGGPDLPETLIAPDGEYFEDFRDALRRSRTKSAAVAYRHERGRTMDDQLVAGLPLATLNTARQHHNRDEMADSPSGDIVAYGDVTRSIALAHARSDEATYRERRFDDERFHSFVTLGDTVYGFTRVLDCDGDSGPDDAGAVTFEHVAFNQHSTPVYSGRRTALVHRQ, from the coding sequence ATGACGGACTGGTCGGCCCCCGACGCCATCGACTGCGCCGACGAGTCGACGTTCGAGACGCTCCTCGACCGCGCCGAGACCCGGGAGAAGGGCCACTACTTCGAGTTCTTCGAGAACGGCGACGAACTCGTCCACGACCCCGGACTCCGCCTCTCACAGCACGGCAGCGAGCAGTGGATGGGCCAGACGCTCAATCACGACCCGGCGTACTGGCGGCCCGACGCCGCCCGCGAACGGGGGTTCGACGACCCGCCGGTCCACCCGGACTACCTCCTCGCCTGCGTGATGGGCATCACCGTCGAGGACCTCTCGGAGAAGGGCGGGTACTTCCTCGGTCGCACGAACGTGGAGTTCCACCGGACCGCGTACCCGGGGACGGAACTCGCCGTCTCCTCCCGCGTCGTCGGGACGCGGACCTCCTCCTCGCGGCCGAACTACGGCATCGTGACGTGGGAGACGGAGGGCCGCGACCGGGTGACCGGCGAGACGCTGGTGACCTACGAGCGGACGAACATGATTCCGCGGCGGGAACCGACGGCGACGGACGGTGGAACGGCCGAGAAGCACCCGGAACCCGACGGCGGTCCCGACCTCCCGGAGACGCTCATAGCTCCCGACGGCGAGTACTTCGAGGACTTCCGCGACGCACTGCGGCGCTCACGGACGAAGTCGGCGGCCGTCGCGTACCGCCACGAACGCGGGCGGACGATGGACGACCAACTGGTCGCGGGTCTGCCGCTGGCGACGCTCAACACCGCCCGTCAGCACCACAACCGCGACGAGATGGCCGACTCGCCGTCGGGCGACATCGTGGCCTACGGCGACGTGACTCGCTCTATCGCGCTGGCGCACGCCCGCTCCGACGAGGCGACCTACCGCGAACGTCGCTTCGACGACGAGCGGTTCCACTCGTTCGTCACGCTCGGCGACACCGTCTACGGGTTCACCCGCGTCCTCGACTGCGACGGTGATTCGGGTCCCGACGACGCGGGCGCGGTCACCTTCGAACACGTCGCCTTCAATCAGCACAGCACCCCGGTCTACTCCGGCCGGAGAACTGCACTCGTTCACCGACAATGA
- the citE gene encoding L-malyl-CoA/beta-methylmalyl-CoA lyase, whose translation MTDTRLCRTFQTAPAAVPRDNSAKFLDSGLTSEGFQTPDWLVPDIEDGTAPSMKAEAVDNIVDRLPDHAPDFAGKILPRVEWAYDGPEFRERGTEQVRRLASEVGEHLDGIVFPKVGRLENVRDAAGVLADAEREAGLDDGALEMAIILETAAARSDLREICQFAADSRLSGIVFGPVDYTAELGGRALHGERPRWDGLLEALSNETSAVDLVAIGGPFDQLFHERAGVTYYNAEGYADQVEREATIGIDGSWSLHPKQTVQANRIHMPTTEELDRDLTKIEAFNDAKREGTGAVVVDGQMVDEATYKNFANTVVKVRAIDEAHPGQTSEFYDDALLERALTVDLVFN comes from the coding sequence ATGACCGACACACGACTCTGCCGAACCTTCCAGACCGCACCCGCTGCCGTCCCCCGGGACAACAGCGCGAAGTTCCTCGATTCGGGCCTCACCAGCGAGGGGTTCCAGACCCCCGATTGGCTCGTGCCGGACATCGAAGACGGGACGGCCCCGTCGATGAAAGCCGAGGCCGTCGACAACATCGTCGACCGCCTGCCCGACCACGCGCCCGACTTCGCCGGGAAGATTCTCCCGCGCGTCGAGTGGGCCTACGACGGCCCCGAGTTCCGCGAGCGCGGGACCGAACAGGTCCGTCGCCTCGCGAGCGAGGTGGGCGAACACCTCGACGGCATCGTCTTCCCGAAGGTCGGCCGCCTCGAAAACGTCCGGGACGCCGCCGGGGTGCTGGCCGACGCCGAACGCGAGGCGGGCCTCGACGACGGGGCCTTGGAGATGGCCATCATCCTTGAAACCGCGGCCGCCCGGTCGGACCTTCGGGAAATCTGCCAGTTCGCGGCCGATTCCAGACTGTCGGGCATCGTCTTCGGCCCCGTCGACTACACGGCGGAACTGGGCGGCCGGGCGCTCCACGGCGAGCGACCGCGCTGGGACGGCCTGCTCGAAGCCCTCTCGAACGAGACGAGCGCCGTCGACCTCGTCGCTATCGGCGGCCCCTTCGACCAACTGTTCCACGAACGGGCGGGTGTCACCTACTACAACGCCGAGGGCTACGCCGACCAAGTGGAACGCGAGGCCACCATCGGCATCGACGGGTCGTGGTCGCTCCACCCCAAACAGACCGTCCAGGCCAACCGCATCCACATGCCCACGACGGAGGAACTGGACCGCGACCTCACGAAGATAGAGGCCTTCAACGACGCCAAGCGCGAGGGGACGGGGGCCGTCGTCGTCGACGGGCAGATGGTCGACGAGGCCACCTACAAGAACTTCGCCAACACCGTCGTGAAGGTCCGTGCCATCGACGAGGCCCACCCCGGACAGACGAGCGAATTCTACGACGACGCGCTCTTAGAGCGGGCGCTGACCGTCGACCTCGTGTTCAACTGA
- a CDS encoding ABC transporter ATP-binding protein — translation MAAIEVDGLTRRYGDLVAVDDVSFSVAEGEILGLLGPNGAGKSTLVNTLCTLLRPSEGTARVAGHDVRTDPGGVRGSIGVVFQEPALDEELTGVENLRFHARLYGIRRAERTARMRAVLDLVDLADDANKPAGEYSGGMARRLELARGLLHEPSVLFLDEPTVGLDAGTRKTVREYIARLNREAGVTVVLTTHYMEEADALCDRVAIVDDGNVVALDTPDALKHGLGGDVVRLGTDDPAAVTRAVGDEPWVRSVTTTADGVDVGVDDGEHRVAALVTAASEVAGVQTVSVDRPTLERVFLSLTGRTVDEAEAEMGETPQKASARADGDGRSGKSDGEER, via the coding sequence ATGGCAGCCATCGAAGTCGACGGACTGACGCGGCGCTACGGCGACCTCGTCGCTGTCGACGACGTTTCCTTTTCCGTGGCCGAGGGCGAGATTCTCGGCTTGCTCGGCCCCAACGGCGCGGGCAAGTCGACGCTCGTCAACACGCTGTGTACCCTCCTCCGACCCAGCGAGGGGACCGCCCGCGTCGCGGGCCACGACGTGCGCACCGACCCCGGCGGCGTGCGCGGGAGCATCGGCGTCGTGTTTCAGGAACCGGCGCTCGACGAGGAACTCACCGGCGTCGAGAACCTCCGCTTTCACGCCCGTCTGTACGGGATTCGGAGAGCCGAGCGCACGGCGCGGATGCGGGCGGTGCTGGACCTCGTGGACCTCGCCGACGATGCCAACAAACCGGCCGGCGAGTATTCGGGGGGCATGGCCCGCCGTCTCGAACTCGCGCGCGGTCTGCTCCACGAACCGTCGGTCCTCTTTCTGGACGAACCGACCGTCGGACTGGACGCGGGCACGCGCAAGACCGTCCGGGAGTACATTGCCCGTCTGAACCGCGAAGCGGGCGTCACCGTCGTCCTGACGACCCACTACATGGAGGAAGCCGACGCGCTCTGTGACCGGGTCGCCATCGTCGACGACGGGAACGTGGTCGCCCTCGATACGCCCGACGCGCTGAAACACGGCCTCGGCGGGGACGTGGTCCGTCTCGGGACGGACGACCCGGCGGCCGTCACGCGCGCCGTCGGCGACGAACCGTGGGTCCGGTCCGTGACGACCACAGCGGACGGCGTGGACGTGGGCGTCGACGACGGCGAACACCGGGTCGCGGCGCTTGTCACCGCGGCCAGCGAGGTAGCGGGCGTACAGACCGTCTCCGTCGACCGGCCAACGCTGGAACGTGTGTTCCTCTCGCTGACGGGCCGGACCGTCGACGAGGCGGAGGCCGAGATGGGGGAGACACCACAGAAGGCCTCTGCGAGAGCAGACGGCGACGGTCGAAGCGGCAAGAGCGACGGGGAGGAACGATGA
- a CDS encoding ABC transporter permease, with protein MTDSSARLTREAVAVYGLWKRDLVRFWRAKSRVVGLLLGPFFILVFFGFGFSDARFGSIPSSLSYLDYLVPGILGFTMLFSASFTGLAVLSDREVGFLKEILVAPVSRTAVVVGRIAGGATTTMLQALLILALAVPLGFRPRSLVGVALAVVFLVLIAATFIGLGLAMASQFKDTQGYNLIINFALFPLAFLSGAFYPLSNLPLPIQVVGYLNPLTYGVDGLRGALVGYSERALVLDLGAMVVAAVVTVALGAALFRRVEAV; from the coding sequence ATGACGGATTCGTCCGCCCGTCTCACTCGCGAGGCGGTGGCCGTCTACGGCCTCTGGAAGCGCGACCTCGTGCGGTTCTGGCGGGCCAAGAGCCGCGTCGTCGGCCTCCTGTTGGGACCGTTCTTCATCCTCGTGTTCTTCGGGTTCGGGTTCAGCGACGCCCGATTCGGGTCCATCCCGTCGTCGCTGTCGTATCTGGACTACCTCGTCCCCGGCATCCTCGGGTTCACGATGCTGTTCTCGGCGTCGTTCACGGGCCTGGCCGTCCTCTCTGACCGCGAAGTCGGCTTCCTGAAGGAGATTCTGGTCGCGCCGGTGAGTCGGACGGCCGTCGTCGTCGGGCGCATCGCTGGCGGCGCGACGACGACGATGTTGCAGGCGCTGCTCATCCTCGCGCTCGCCGTGCCGCTGGGCTTCCGTCCGCGGTCGCTGGTCGGCGTCGCCCTCGCCGTCGTCTTTCTCGTCCTCATCGCGGCGACGTTCATCGGTCTCGGGTTGGCGATGGCTTCGCAGTTCAAGGACACGCAGGGGTACAACCTCATCATCAACTTCGCGCTGTTTCCGCTGGCGTTCCTCTCCGGGGCGTTCTACCCGTTGTCGAACCTGCCGCTCCCGATTCAGGTCGTCGGCTACCTCAACCCCCTCACCTACGGCGTCGACGGCTTGCGAGGGGCGTTGGTCGGCTACTCCGAGCGAGCGCTCGTCTTGGACCTCGGGGCGATGGTCGTCGCGGCCGTCGTGACGGTGGCGCTCGGTGCGGCGCTGTTCCGGCGCGTCGAAGCGGTGTAG
- a CDS encoding pyridoxal phosphate-dependent aminotransferase: MDYETPQFFRVMQYAAEADRDVVDMVSGNPDWDPPEGLRDALRDYAEAGVDEYQYAPSPGLTELREEIAARRGVDRDRVVVTNGAGGANHLAMTGGLDHFPGEEVLLTDPVYPYYAGRVNFVGAEMSFVPVDDDGRLDPAAVRAAASEDTAVIVVNSPNNPTGAVYDADAMRAFVDIAEANDALLVSDEVYDHFDYAGRFASALRFDSPNVVATNSFSKSMAITGFRVGYAVFPPADGPHGELLDRAQTRHMLTNVSGSRPAQYAVLRALQTTSPDYYAASRRRLQRRIDTFCDALADVGAEYNRPDGGFYVMARFPGFPGSFENVFELVDEGGVAGMPGAAFGDSRADWIRFAMMTDRVETATARLADFFD; this comes from the coding sequence ATGGACTACGAGACGCCCCAGTTCTTCCGGGTCATGCAGTACGCGGCGGAGGCAGACCGGGACGTCGTCGACATGGTCTCGGGCAACCCCGACTGGGACCCGCCCGAGGGGCTTCGGGACGCGCTTCGAGACTACGCCGAGGCTGGCGTCGACGAGTATCAGTACGCCCCCAGTCCCGGGCTGACGGAACTCCGTGAGGAGATAGCGGCCCGGCGCGGCGTCGACCGGGACCGCGTCGTCGTCACCAACGGGGCTGGCGGGGCGAACCACCTCGCCATGACCGGCGGACTCGACCACTTTCCGGGCGAGGAAGTCCTGCTCACCGACCCCGTGTACCCCTACTACGCCGGGCGCGTCAACTTCGTCGGGGCCGAGATGTCGTTCGTCCCCGTCGACGACGACGGGCGACTCGACCCGGCGGCCGTGCGCGCGGCCGCCAGCGAGGACACCGCCGTCATCGTCGTCAACTCGCCGAACAACCCGACGGGCGCAGTCTACGACGCCGACGCGATGAGAGCGTTCGTCGACATCGCCGAGGCCAACGACGCCCTGCTGGTCAGCGACGAGGTGTACGACCACTTCGACTACGCCGGGCGGTTCGCGTCGGCGCTCCGCTTCGACTCGCCGAACGTCGTCGCCACCAACTCCTTCTCGAAGTCGATGGCGATTACCGGGTTCCGCGTCGGCTACGCCGTGTTCCCGCCCGCGGACGGCCCGCACGGCGAACTGCTGGACCGCGCGCAGACGCGGCACATGCTCACGAACGTCTCAGGGAGTCGCCCCGCACAGTACGCCGTCCTCCGCGCCTTGCAGACGACCAGCCCCGACTACTACGCCGCCAGCCGTCGCCGTCTGCAACGGCGCATCGATACCTTCTGTGACGCGCTTGCGGATGTTGGTGCAGAGTACAACCGCCCCGACGGCGGCTTCTACGTCATGGCCCGATTCCCCGGCTTTCCGGGGAGTTTCGAGAACGTCTTCGAACTCGTCGACGAAGGGGGCGTCGCGGGGATGCCGGGTGCGGCGTTCGGCGACTCGCGCGCCGACTGGATACGGTTCGCGATGATGACCGACCGCGTCGAGACAGCCACGGCGCGACTGGCGGACTTCTTCGACTGA
- a CDS encoding CinA family protein, with the protein MSDTDRPVEERVGDVLRERGETVAVAESCTGGLVGSRLTDVPGSSDYFDRSVVTYSYAAKQDLLAVSREALDAHGAVSEPVAREMARGIRDTAGTDWGLATTGIAGPSGGTPEKPVGTVYVGVAYAAPWESGDSECAVARYEFDGSRTAVKAQFAEQALTDLLTAAQDQ; encoded by the coding sequence ATGAGCGACACCGACCGACCCGTCGAGGAACGGGTCGGCGACGTACTGCGGGAACGCGGCGAGACTGTCGCCGTCGCCGAGTCCTGCACGGGCGGCCTCGTTGGGTCCCGACTGACAGACGTGCCGGGGTCGAGCGACTATTTCGACCGCTCGGTGGTCACCTACTCCTACGCGGCCAAACAGGACCTCTTGGCCGTCTCTCGGGAGGCGCTGGACGCTCACGGGGCCGTCTCCGAACCCGTCGCGCGCGAGATGGCCCGCGGCATCCGCGATACCGCCGGAACGGACTGGGGCCTCGCGACGACGGGTATCGCTGGACCGAGCGGAGGCACGCCCGAGAAACCGGTCGGAACCGTCTACGTCGGCGTCGCCTACGCCGCGCCGTGGGAGTCCGGCGACTCCGAGTGTGCCGTCGCGCGCTACGAGTTCGACGGGAGTCGGACCGCGGTGAAAGCGCAGTTCGCCGAGCAGGCGCTGACGGACCTGTTGACGGCCGCACAGGACCAGTAG
- a CDS encoding metal-dependent hydrolase, with the protein MNKRGHVLNAVLLSIGLGYVLDPSGDVSTFATIAEVFLPVVLGALFPDVDTAFGKHRKTLHNLPVLIIFLAHPIYHGGNLQWVWLGVLTHYVLDYLGSRRGIALFYPLSDTEYGFPFGVTTSSDRAEIVTVAITIVELAAIAAIVHVLPQYLPPEMTQMLAENTTLVV; encoded by the coding sequence ATGAACAAACGCGGCCACGTGCTGAACGCGGTGTTGCTGAGCATCGGGTTGGGGTACGTCCTCGACCCGTCGGGCGACGTCTCGACGTTCGCGACCATCGCCGAGGTGTTCCTCCCAGTCGTCCTCGGAGCGCTGTTCCCCGACGTGGACACCGCCTTCGGCAAACACCGGAAGACGCTCCACAACCTCCCCGTTCTCATCATCTTCCTCGCCCACCCCATCTACCACGGGGGCAACCTCCAGTGGGTGTGGCTCGGGGTGCTGACCCACTACGTACTCGACTATCTCGGGTCCAGACGCGGCATCGCGCTGTTCTACCCGCTGTCCGATACGGAGTACGGCTTCCCGTTCGGCGTCACGACCTCCAGCGACCGTGCCGAGATAGTCACCGTCGCTATCACTATCGTCGAACTCGCGGCTATCGCGGCTATCGTCCACGTCCTCCCGCAGTACCTCCCGCCGGAGATGACGCAGATGCTCGCGGAAAACACCACGCTCGTCGTTTAG